The genomic region AACCTTGGTGTCGgcatcgctcgacgagacggTGCGAGTGTGGGACTTGGCATCTGGCGAAGAGGTCGGAAGATTGCGTGGCCACGTGGGCACGGTCAAGTGCCTGCAggtcgaagacgaggtgTGCATCACCGGCGGCTCCGACCACTCGATCCGCATCTGGGACCTCACCAAGGTGGAAAACTTTGAGGCCAGACTCACCATGACAGCTTCCGGTGAACTTCGAGCACGCAGAAGATCACCTGACCTCAACCGCAGCCCTCCACCCGTCGCAGACGAGAGCATGGACAGCATCAAGATCCGCGACGGCGATACGACTGCAGGAGACGgcgatgaggaggaggtaCGCGACGAGTTTGACCCCTGCGTCAAGAGGCTGGAAGGACACAGCAAATCGGTGACGTCGCTCTACTTTGACGACAATTGCTTGGTCACAGGTGCCTCGGACAAGACGCTGCGACAATGGGATCTTAACACCGGTCAGTGTGTGCTCACCATGGACATTCTGTGGGCCATTTCCAACCCGACATCGTCGCAAGCCATTTCACAGTCCGAATTTGGGTTTCCCGAGTCGCCATCACGCAAagcatcatcgtcttccATCCTGGGCGCGACTCGTCCGGACCTGTCGTCGCGCGATTCGTTCTCGGTGCTCAATAACCTCTCGGGTGCCTTTTCCTACCCTACCCCACCCTACGCAGATGGCAGTTGGGAGATGTACCAGGACTTTGTCGGTGGCGTTCAGTTTTGGGGCTATGCACTCGCCAGTGGTTCCGGAGATGGAGGTGTACGCATGTGGGATATGCGGACTGGTCAAGCGCACCGTACACTTCTCGGCCATACGGCACCCGTCACATGCCTGCAGTTTGACGAACATCATATCATTTCGGGCAGCTTGGACAAGTCGATACGCATCTGGGATCTGCGTATGGGCAGCATCTCAGACACCGTCCGGTACGAGCACCCGGTCACAGCCCTCCAATTTGACTCTCGCAAGATCCTCGCGGCAACCGGCGAGAATGGCGTCAAGTTGTTCAACCGTACCACGCTACAACACGGTTCGCTGACGCTCAATGGCCATACATCGCCCGTCGAACGGCTCAGGTATATGGATCGGTACGCTGTTTCAGGTGGCAAGGACTGTGTTGTCAAGATTTGGGCTCTCTAGAGAGCGGAGGTTGGTATGAGGGTGTAGGATACTATTTGTATTTGCCGCTCGCGAGATCTACATGCAATTCATGCTGTCGGCGATGTTTACCTTCTGGAATTATCATTCGCACTACCGACTGCGATTCCGGGCGGATGTCTTTCATTGAGAGTGTTCACAGATGACGTTTGGGGGAGGCGCATGTCCAAAAGGCTTGACTTTGCCTTTACAGCTAGAAGCGTCAGCACACGACAGAGGGAGAGAAGGCCGAGAACGTGTAACAGACCGTATCATGTTTCGCACTGTGTAAAAGCTCGTGCACCGGCGCTTGCACCGAccatgctgctgctgcggtggTACTGGTCGAAGGATCTTGGGACCAAAGCTCGTGAACTTCAGACTGAGACCTTGCGGagtaaatcgtgaatcacaaatgaAGTACgcgcaggcgcaggcgcAGGTTCGCGGCGGAACAGAAATTGCTGTTACACCGGCACCATGTGTTTCTGTGTGAACAGACGTGAGAGCGACTTCAGGAAATAGGGGGAAGTTAGcgatactcgtgactcgtgactttggcGAGCAGGCGGAAAGAGAGGGGTTGAAAAggcgattcacgattcgtgaattgcgAAAACAGGGTTTGCAGCGACTCGATtacagaatcgtgaattcgtgaatcacgtATCAACcaaacattcacgattcgtgattcaaggTCCgcaagccagccagccagccagccagtcAACCAGCAGAGACACCGACGACAATTTAAAACATCATTTCGCTAAAATTCTCAGAACAAaatgcagcagccagcagcaatcgtgCTCGGCGTTGCAGATCCTATCACGTATACGACAGGAGAGCGAAACACGACTCTGCGTTTCACTGTGCTTGactgtgctgtgctgtggGCGCTTTCCAACCTGCACGCACAAAATCGTCGGAATCCACAGCCAACACAGAACACATCTCTCGACGATCGCGAGTTTTGGTCTCGCCAGCCAACGAATCAAGTTCCTCATGCCGCTTTCCATCTTTTACAGCTCTGATCATCCTCATCTCTCATCCTGATCCTATCGACAAATAAGTAGCATCGCGACGTACTTGGAGAAACGCTGACACGGCTGCTACTGCTCATTCCTAACTCGTAGCTCAGCGTACAACCGTACACGACATCATCGTGGTTCTATATCCCACCGCCGACGACGTTCAAGTGCTCAAGTGCAACGACTCTGAGTACGACGCAAACAATCACTGCCCCCCTTGTCGGCATCATTCAGCTTTATTACGTTCTCAAGGTGTTTCAACGGAATCAGACGTGATACGCCTCGATCCAAGGCTCGATCGACACAACAATGGGGTTCTCGTTTGGCTCGTACGCGTCGATCTGCGATGAGATCTCCATGGTGGTCTGCCCGTTGCTGGGCAGTTCCGGCCTGGGACTCGAACCCGTCTGCTACTCGCGCaatgtcgagatcaacaAAACCATCATTTTCCAGCCCGCCACATGCTTCATCCACATCGCCGCGCTCATCATGACTGCGATCATGGTCTACCACATTCGCTCCAAGTACACGGCGGTAGGACGTAAGGAGATCGTCCTGTTTTTCTATCTCTACGCGCTTTCCGAGGTGCTCGTCATTTTTTTGGATTCGGCCATCATTCCGACGTACTCGGCAGCGTATCTGTACCTTACCAGCGTGTACGTGGGCTTCAAGACGGCCATCTTTTGGTGTCTGTTGATCAACGGCTTTGTCGGATTCCAGTTTGCCGAGGATGGCACGCCCAAGAGCTTGTGGTTCTTGAGGCTGAGCTCTCTGCTTCTGTTCGGAGTCGGACTGTTTGTTTCGCTGGCGACGTTCAAGGGCATTGCAGGAATGTCGCCCACCAAGCAAACCGGGTTGTGGATCGTCGAACTCATCTTCCCGTTGGCATGCGTGCTCATCTACACCGTATCTCAGGTGCTCTTGGTGCTGCGAACATTGGACGACCGATG from Mycosarcoma maydis chromosome 9, whole genome shotgun sequence harbors:
- a CDS encoding uncharacterized protein (related to CHS7 - control of protein export from the ER (like chitin synthase III)), which gives rise to MGFSFGSYASICDEISMVVCPLLGSSGLGLEPVCYSRNVEINKTIIFQPATCFIHIAALIMTAIMVYHIRSKYTAVGRKEIVLFFYLYALSEVLVIFLDSAIIPTYSAAYLYLTSVYVGFKTAIFWCLLINGFVGFQFAEDGTPKSLWFLRLSSLLLFGVGLFVSLATFKGIAGMSPTKQTGLWIVELIFPLACVLIYTVSQVLLVLRTLDDRWPLGDITFGLFFFASGLILMYGFGKEVCRAVKHYIDGTFFGSLCMLLAVMMVYKYWDSITKEDLEFSVGSKQSVWEVKDPLIGGGGSSEGGDGDRLGGGGVDWARGSSPSRFGGQSPLGKSGMGYPPVANYSH